From the genome of Medicago truncatula cultivar Jemalong A17 chromosome 2, MtrunA17r5.0-ANR, whole genome shotgun sequence:
AACCAGCAAAAACTCCATTCAAAGCCACACCAACCATCCCATCAACTCTTCCATCATCTTTCTTTGCTCTGCATGATAATTTTGCAAGCTCCACCATCTTCAAATCAGCCATAGCCACTTGTTGTCTCTCCATTTCCCTCTCCACTTTCTCTTCCTCCATCCTTATTCTCACTCTCAGTTCTCCTAgtatcttcttcttctgctcCTCTGTCATGTTAAACTCACCTTTTGGATCCTCAAGAATGTGAAAGACTGTGGAAGGCTTCCAACCTGTTACCCAAAGGTGAGCATTTTCCAAAGGAGTAAGCCATGTTGGTgtaaaaaacaccaaaacatCTTCATGTGCTGCACCCCATTTTACAGTGTAGTATTCTTTCACATGAGCTGTGACTTTTGAAACAAGTGCTTTTAGTTCTTGTTCATTCATTGTTACCtcagtttttttctttgatatttcGAGAAGTTGACGTTGAATCTCTTCCAGCTTCACAACCCATTTCTCGTAGAATTCAGAGAACCTCTCCACAACAAGGTTCTTcatgaataatatttattagttttgaaaaagaaattttggaaATGTTTGTGTTGGTGTGTATGTTGGAAATGTGGGTTTTTATGGTATGTTAGAAGTTAGAAGGAGGTGTAAAAAGAACAGATGGAAAGAGGAGAAAAAGACACGAAAGTAAAAGAGTGTAGTGAGCAATACATTTGCATGGATTACACACAAACAAGTGGGATTGACGCATTGCAAGAAGGGAGAAGGACATATATATACGTGAGCGTATCATATTTTAGCATTATGCAGCTTTATGGTATGGGCCTTTGACTATAATGAAAGGGCATTGTTTGGAGGATAGAAAAGTAAATTAACAACTCACCTGAACTCTTGTTTTTGTGTGGTGTTGGGAAGAGACCAACATACGTGTCATTGTGTGAGGTCGTTAGGACTCCACGTGGAGTGTGATTAGGCAGAGTGAGTGAGTGGGTCATTGCAAGCAGATGCATGGGCCGCATCCACCTCCTTGAGGCAAAAACACAACTTTATGTAGTAGTATAACATAACATTTATAGAATATACCATggaatcttttctttttttttttcttttcggaCTAACTGGTGCTATTATGACATTGGTTAAAAAATCTATTAATAGAagttttgtcttgaaaatataagatgttacttttgatcaagtaatgattacacaacatttttataaaaacttatttattttggatgtttAACCAATGTTCTTGTAGCACTAGTTATcattctcattttatttttaaatagactGAATTATAATGACAACTTAAAAACTTACATAAATAAGTGAAAATTTCGGTTTCATTCGGGTCACAACATTCAACCTAACAATTTCGCTTtataatatcaattaaatattatgttattttttctattatatctttaactatttattattctctcttctttcagtTCTTCATCTatcttttttatatcatttgttaAGGCCAATTTTTGTAAAACagctcataatatctctttcttaaacaaaattaattatatttcttactacgtgtgaaatgtccaaaattTCATATACTTTAGGATGGACGGagtagtttttaaaaaaaatgaagtgataaataattaagaatattataaatgaagataaataatttgaaaaaaaagtaacaaaatttaGTTGTTCTCACGATAtgttaaaataaacttaaaatgaAAACCGAAAGGGAATAGAGAAACTATAAGTAATTTAAAATGTCAAATGTATATAGTTCAAATCTTCGATTAAATACAACTGATTTTTTGGatcttttttctatatttgaatagtttaattacaattttagtcCCATATTTTAGATGTTGTCTTGATAtgttaaaataaacttaaatcaaaAACTCAAAAGGGATAGAGAAAGTATAAGTAATTTAATAAGTCAAATGTATTTAGTTCGAATCTTAGATCAAATACAATTTATTGTTTGGATCTTTTTGCTTAAATTTATTGgcttaattacaattttaacCCCCATACTTTAgatattgttttaatatgttaaAATGAACTTAAAATGAAAACGTAAAGAAAAGGCTTAAatgttcttttggtcccttaagtatttaaatggtatcgctttggtcaattaattaaaaaaaattgtttgagtactttaagtttttttttagtctccttttggtcccttctgttaggtttccgttaggtttaataaaaaacgttaagtgtggacacgtgtcaccttgtcatagGCTctgagattatttttttaataaaaaaatatatattatttttttattaaaaattatatatatatatatatatatatatatatatatatatatatatatttgtattttttgtaaaaaaaatcccagaaccaatgacaaggtaacacgtgttaactctgggacacgtgtcacattggctttgggattattttttaaaaaagatatttttttttttggaaaaaaaaactgagagccaatgacaaggtgacacgtgttcagaagttaacttttttttaaaaccctaacggaaacctaacagaaaggaccaaaacgagattaaaaaaaacttaaagtactcaaacaatcttttttttagttaaaggactaaaatgatatcaattaaatacttaaaggaccaaaagagcatttaagcctaaagaaaatagagaaagtataagtaatttaaaaagtcaaatgtataTAGCTCAAATTTAGATCAaatacaattgattttttttttatttttttacttagatTTGATTGGTGTAATTACAATTTTAGCTCCATACTTTAGATGTTGTTTTGATAtgttaaaataaacttaaaacaaaaacgTAAAGGAAATAGAGAAAGTATAAgtaatttaaaaagtcaaatgtataTAGATCAAATACAATTGATATTTTGGATCTTTTTGCTTAGATTTGATTGGTTTAGTTACAATCTTAGCCCCTATACTTTAGATGTTGTTTTGATATGTTAAAataaaggcaaaattacacttttagtcccttaacttaatttcatgtAAACAGTTtggttctttatctttttttcatttcaatttgatcctttaacttaattttgtcCTTAAACGAAAACGTAAAGGAATTAGAGAAAGTATAAgtaatttaaaaagtcaaatgtataTAGCTTAAATCTGAGAtcaaatataattgattttttggattttttttcttatatttgattGGTTTAATTTTAGTCTATATATTTCTATCCTCTCACAAAATTAGCtccattattttaaaattcattagTTTTGGTCCCACGTCCAAATTTCTAGACtaataaaatggtaatttacatattttaaatgaCGTAACATATGATTTGATGATGTAAAACTATTTAGATGGATTAATTATTCATAcgtcattaattaaattaaaaaataaaaaatttatatgttcAATTTGAAGTTTTTAGGGAGTTTCCTTACAAATGCATAGGTGTTAAACCATTCCACAACATCATATCATATGTCACAACATTTAAAATATGccaaatcaacatttttttttagttcagaAACATGTGAGAAAGACAAAcattgatgaattttaaaatagagaagTCAATTCCATTAGCGTGTGAAAAAATAGGGACCTAAACTGTAATTATAGCTATTTCATTTTAAAGTAGgaaatttcattaaataaatccATGACATCTTGATAGtttagaccaaattaacaaattttataaacCGTTGAGACtgcccatttatttatttattggaaGATAGGGGctacttattatatttatataatttagagAGTGGATTAGAGAGAAGATAATAATTAGTGactaaattgatgatttattcaatatttaaattatgGTGCTTTTAATAATTAGTGATTAACCTAGTTTTGTGCATTCAAAGAGTACGTTTAATTTTATCTTggtatattttgtttttccctAAACTGCAAAAGCATCTAATTTCATACCATAAACACAATTATAGCAAATCCCTCTATTTATTTGCTTAACATAGGTGCAGTTAAAAATTTGATCACACAAATTCACAGTCACAATAAACATTCCTATGTTTAAAAATATTCGTTTTCACTATTTTTATACATTACAACTACTTTCTATCTTGATTTGGATTTCTGTTACCTTAAATATCTCTCTCAATGTATTAACCATAAGAGTTTATCATTCTTCACCAAGAGGAGTGCCCCTTTGGTCTCAACCCTTTCAAAGGTCATTGTGGTCCCTCCAGTTTCCCAAGCTTTCATGTTTTCCTTGCTCCTTTCTTCAAGTTTCATCACcccattaaaaaaatgaaaagcatAAAAACAAGATAATAGGTATTAAAGTTAAGATAATAGATATTAGAAATGGAGAACAAAGGAACAATTCTAATGCAAAAGTATGAGGTAGGACGCATGCTTGGCCAAGGAAGTTTTGCCAAAGTTTACCATGCAAGGAACTTAAAGACAGGACAAAATGTTGCTATCAAGGTGTTCGACAAAGCGATGATCATGAAAGTCGGTTTGAAGGAGCAAATCAAGCGTGAAATCTCGGTTATGCGTCTTGTTCGACACCCTAACATTGTCGAATTCTACGAGGTCATGGCAAGCAAAACAAAGATATATTTTGCAATGGAACAAGTGAAAGGTGGCGAGCTTTTCCATAAAGTGTCTCGAGGGAAGCTGAGGGAAGATATGGCTAGGAAATATTTCCAGCAACTTATTGCAGCTGTTGATCATTGTCATAGAAGAGGGATTTATCATCGCGACCTTAAACCAGAAAATCTTCTCCTCGACGAAAATGGTAACCTTAAAGTTGCTGATTTTGGTCTTAGTGCATTGTTggaatcaaaaaaaaaagacgatcTTCTTCATACAACATGCGGTACTCCAGCTTATGTAGCACCTGAGATTATCAGGAAGAAAGGTTATGATGGAGCCAAGGCAGATATTTGGTCTTGTGGTGTTATTCTCTTTGTTCTATTGGCAGGTTTTCTTCCTTTCAATGATAGAAATTTAATGGAGATGTATAAGAAGATTGCAACTGCTGATTTCAAGTTTCCACAATGGTTTCATTCTGATGTGAAAAGGCTTCTTTATAGAATCCTTGATCCTGATCCAAAAACAAGAATTACTATTAACAAGATTATGCAAAATAGTTGGTTTAGAAAAGGGTATAAACAGATTGAAGGACCACATTTATCGCCTACACACGGCGATATCTCAGATGTTCATAATGCATTTGATGATTTGTCAACACTATCAAGTCCAATGTCTGTTAAAGATGAACAATGTCCTATGAAACTATATTGTTTCAATGCATTTGATATCATATCACTCTCTTCGGGACTTGATCTTTCGGGTTTGTTTGAAAAAGATACGAGTGAAGGACAACATGCAAGATTTGCTACAAATAGACCACCTTCAACAATTGTGTCAAAACTTGAAGAGACAGCACAATTAGTTGGTAGATTTAAGGTGATGAAGCAAAATGGGATTGTTAGAGTGGAGGGATTTGAGACAGGAGTAAGTGAACAACTCACCATTGATACAGAAATTTTTGAAGTTGCATCTTCATTTTATATTGTTGAGGTGAACAAAATTTCCGGAGATACAGTGGAATATACGAAATTCTGGAACCAGTACTTAAAGCCTTCTCTTAGTGAAATTGTTTGGGATTCTCAAGGATATGAACAATACATATAAAAATGACAGTTcagtgcactaaagctcccgtaTACGAAGGGTCGAGCAGCAGGATATGAACAATACATATAGTAGCttcaaaaaagtatttataggatttttttttcttggaaagaAGAAAGTGCTCTATTTGGGCGCTTACGTTCTTGGCAATATCCGAAGGAAAATGTTTCCTACGAAATTGTCACTGAAATCCTCAGGAAAATTGATAGGCAATTAGGGAAGTTCTAATAGTGTTAACATACTAATTAGTGAAACACTATGAACCTACTTGTATTACGTAATTGTTAAAGAGTCAAATACAATGTTCAATGAATCTAATAGTTCCCTTTCACTTGGCAATCCAAACGTTTCCAATTTATTATCTGATTCTAGTTGGTGCATTATAATTTATGTCCTTCTAGTTGGTGATAGACATATTTAAGAAATTTCATCAAAGAAAAGTTAACAAGGAAATTAGATGAATGGAAATTGACAGGAAGGTATAtggtagaagaaaaaaaaggaggtGTTAACAGAAACCCCCTAACAATTCTAGAACTAAGCAAACAAATGACCAATACTATATCATGAATATTTTGCTTTAAATGGTTCCAATAGTTCCGAGAAACACATGTAAATGACTTAAAaattcagcggtagttaactaccgtcgaTTTTCTAGTTATAAgttagcggtagttaactatcgtttgaggcattttagtattttacttgaatttttaggaaatttttgatgttaaaaaagtAATTGTCTTTGCTTTATGGTCAATGACCTAAGATATTTTGGGATAATCATTTTTCATACTccttaaaacaaacacaaataaccGAAGATAAAAGAAATTTTGGGGATATACATTTTTCATACTccttaaaacaaaactaaaaaaccgaagataaaaaaataaaaaaaaaacaaacaaaaaaccgAAGATAAAAGAAATTTTGGGATACTCATTTTTCATACTCTTTGAAGActtaagaaattttattaacgtgtctcttataaataagactAAATTGAGTAGTTTTTATCGCCAAATCAACTGAAAATCCTTCGGCTTATATTGATGTATGATGGCCAAGTAGGGTCCCATTATTCGAAAATGGATAATTCAGACATACACTCATGTTGATCTGAtatgaattaattaaacatttaattaattgtccaattaaaaaaaatatttttattacttaatttaATCGTTAATCAATTAAGgttcataattaataaatagttataatataaataaaataaagggattGGGGTGAGACGTGATGATTATGCGCGTCGTCAGATTTTAGCATTTTGCTGTTAGATATTATGTACTATGTACTTTGTTACAATCTTATTTCGTGTACTCGCTATTAATGTATATGATTGTATCAAACGGTGTCGTGTGCCTTGTATGATTCAGCTAGTACTCATCAGATGTATCagatggtttttttattttttggttacagatGTATCAGATGGTTTAACAAATGTATTTTACTTAAGTAAGcaattttattgtaattttaatgtatctAGTATTTTATGTTTAACACTGGTCTAAATATTATAATCAATTTAGTATGGGTGTTACATTTGGCATTGAAAAGATTTACAAATTGAAaatatgtgtatattttttatattttgagatgATCTATGTGTATAATAAACACAATTATAGCCAATCCATCCTTTTATTTGCTTAACTTAGGCGCAGTTAAACATAACAACTATAATATCTGATCTCATAAATCCACACATCAATGCATTCCCCATATTCATATCTttattttcactatttttatACATTACATCTATTTTGGGTCTTGTTTTAGTTATCAGTTACCTTAAATATATCTCTCTCAACAGATTAACGAATTAACCATATTTACCATAGGGCTTTATTCTTGACCTAGAGGAATACCTAAGTGGCCAAGTCCAATGTCTGTTAAAGATGAAGAATGCTCTACGAAGCTATATCGTTCCATTAATGCATTTGAATTCATATCACTCTCTCCAGGAATTGATCTTTCTCGTTTGTTTGAGAAAGGTATGAGTAAAAGACATCATGCAAGATTTTCTACAAAAAGACCACCTTCAAATGTTGTGTCAAAACTTGAAGAAATAGCACAAATAGATGGTAGATTTAAGGTTATGAAGCAAAATGGGATTGTTAGATTGGAGGGAATTGAGACAAGGATAGTTGAACAACTCAGTATAGATATAGAAATTTTTGAAGTTACATCTTCATTTTATATTGTTGAGGTGAGAAAAATTGCTGGAGACATATTAGAATATGGGAAATTCTTGAACCAATACTTAAAGCCTTCTCTAAATTAAATTGTTTGGGTTTGGCAAGGATATGAGCGGTATCAATAGtcattgttttaaatttcaGTCCGCAACCGCGATCGTTGCtacaatatatataatagatTTTTGAAGTCATTACAACCGTAAATTTGACCGTGTTTATTACCTTATCTTGTAATACATCGTTTGCAACGACATAACTTCAACTGCAATTTAAAACTATGTCAATGGTagctttgaaaatatttgtatgtttcttctttctttatttcatgGATAGAAGATGTTTTTTCAAGTGTTCTTCCATATAATTGTCTTACACATGTTGCAACCTTGTTCTCAGTGCTCCATCTTTCATAaagtttttcttcatattttttttgatagaaaaaaatattatgtatatAAATGTAGTTTCTGTTTCTCTCATATTCATTAAAGTGTCTCTTGATGGTAAGAAATTATATTAAACTGAGACAAGTGGCAACCTTTATTGCTAGAAAAAACGTATCTAAACACATTTATTAATCTCGGCTATTGATGTGAGATTCGACGACTAGATTGCATTTTAATGAAGGGAAATGAAAGATAAAGCGAGAAAAAGAATCCCGACAATTTCCCGATAGTAGAATTGTTCAACACCTTTCCTAAATTACACCCCATTGACCCCATGTTTTTTGGACAGTAATAAATTTAACTGGCTTAAACTTTTTCTTAATCaattcttaataaaataaaataaaaaaaaaaactctctaaaTGAATAGCAACACTCTTTGACGAAATCATCTAGAAATAATCTCGGCCATTGTATTCGGTGTATTTTCTGCTTTTTGTTGGTTCTAGACATGTTTAAGAAACTACatgaaaggaaaaggaaaattgGATGAATGGAAATTGACTTGGAGGTATTTGATATGATTCACGCATTCATACATTTTCCCCACTTCACCCTTCGTTGGATGTTTGAACAAATTAAAGCGTATGAAGTAATATATTTCCATGACAAGTGCTTGTGAAATTTCAAACAATATTGGTATGAAAGTGGATTGATCCACCAATCTATTtgacttaattttatttctacttGTAATCTCAATTTTATGTTAATCCTTCTACTACTTTTCAACCTTCCGTCACTTGTAAGTGGAAACTTTTTTGAAAGTTCAAACTACATTAAAGTTACGAAAAATTACACCTCCAAAAGTTAATCGTATAGAGGAATCAGATGTAGTGAAAGAAAAAACGTGTGCGGAAAGTAATAACCAGTCCTTTCTTCTTTTAAAGTTAAATTAGATCATCTAAATTGACACGGAAGTCAATTAAACTCATAATCTACAAGGTATAACTAAAGTTCAACAAACTATATGCGATCAATATCATGATTGTAACATCAAGATTTATGATGTCTCTTGTGATGATATCACAATGCAAGTATAATCCTGGTCAACCAAATTTAACCCCAATTTTTCACAATATTAAAGATCATGATGCAACCGCCCTTTTAAATCTTTTAACTTGGACAATAGCCAGATTACGAATAGAAGACATGTATATGTGTGATTCTTTGCTACATTTATCTTGAAAATATGGCTCTAATTTCATCATGGTCCAAGGAAGAAGCATCTCAAATTTTCTAGAGGATACATTATTTTGCATATGTTTCgattcaattatattttcatttgaaaattattgttcCCTAATTAACAAGGAATTCATTCAAAAGTCCATATCTTTGGATTGAATTCATTTTTATACTCCAAAATTTAAATCTCTGCCGGTGAACACACGCAAAATCATAGTCCTTATCAAGGTACCTACTCGTATtatccaatttttaaaaaaattctgctATCGACATTAGTGGCCAAACAGTCACCAAGTAGTGTAGTATTTTCTGGTATAAAGGAGGATGGCGTTACATGGCCACGTGTTTTATAATTTAATCTAATTAATAGTGGCCAAACATATGATTCTTGCGGTGCAGGTTCTCGAAACCACCATTtctcacttctccacattttaTGTATGTGATTCTCGCAATTAAGATATTTGACCAAAACAACTATTTTTAAGGCTATTTTGATAATCAATAGAAAGACATGGCAACAAAATTCGCCCCTATCTAGATCTGGATGTTCCTGTCCCAAATTTAACGGGGAAAAACCAATTTAACTAGGTGCAGGTGTGGAGGAAATTTCGGTTTTGAGTACAGGACCGAGGGATGCTTATACCCGTCTCACACCCGCATTTtgaaatttactttattaaattttataattttatttccataagcagtaacctattttaattataattactCTTTAGAAACAtgcttattttcttaaaaaaaaaaaaaaaaaacatgtttattataattattttactctttaaaaaaaattatcagatctttaattattaatataattattgctTTTTGTTACtatgaaaaaatatgtattttttaaatattttataaaaaatagttttcgCGGGTGGGACGGGGCCAGGGACTACGGGCTTCGGTGTTCAATTTTTATCCTCAATATAGTTTGGGTACGGGGATGCTTAAACCCGTTCTCGACTCGCCCCGTTGTCATGCCTAAGAAACATGTTACAGCCTAGAGTTGAATGAAGataacattttatattaatgttataaatttattattcttaAAGTGATAGTGGTGTGTGACATCGTCAATCAAAATCGTTGGTTCCTACATGAGGAGTTCAATGTATTATTGTCGGAAAACATTATTTGTAATAATACAATTATAAAGTCTATTAATACGGTACTCCATAAATCATGGAGAGGGATATAGTGACCTAGATGAAGTTTGTCACTCCTACAATGCATGAGTAATATATATGTGGGGTTTCTTGATAGAGTATCACTCTAAGATGCATGGTTGTACTGAAAtaagtcaatatgagatattaCACTTATTTGTTACTATACAAGGGTTGGCACATACTATATTTTGTGTTCAATATCGGTATAAGAACAAAATTGTAATTATACACGTAATCATTATCGCATAAAGGTTAGACCAAATCACCGACATTCTTGATAGTAGTGTTGTGTGACCAATGAGAAACCGTTCTTAGCTTTTTGTTTGCATGTTACCACAttgattttgtggtggtttgtaattttattatgtttctctaatataattattttcaaattgtgATTGAACaatgtgtttatttatttaaacttcttcaaaaaaaaaaaatctacaattattttaatattcgTTAATGTTGTGAACGcgtcttccttcaaaaaaaaaatgttgtaaacGAGTTTTGTCATGAGAGACAAAAATACTTCTCTTtagattttaaattcaaatttatcaGGTGTCAATCCGTATAAAGTTGAATTCCACTATCATTGACCTCTTAAATTAATTGATCCTTAAATTAAATATCGAGCTtaacaaaaagagaaacaaattgAGTATTTTTCTCAATATGTGCACTTAGGGGAGGAATTTGTTCACGCAATAAGTAGATAATGTGGTTTTCTTGATGGTGATGGAGCTTCCTCGATTGATAATGTATTTATGGTCAATAACTAATAAACTTTTACCtctcaaagaaaacaaaactaataaaCTTTTAAATCAGTGCAGTTctctccaacaaaaaaaaacttttaaatcaGTACAGTTCTATTAAAAGGAGattattgtaacaaaaaaataactaaaagaTCATTATAGATTAATAACTAAAGTGATGTAGATTTGTTGTTAATGTTATCtagaaatattaatttattatccATATCTTTAGATACTATATTTATATAAGAATGTTCGTTAGCGTCAAAATCAGCCTATGTTCTCTATGCTGAGGCAGATTAATCAAGTCAAATTATGAAAACTAAAGTATAATTAGAAACTCAATTAGTCCAAGAGTGCAAGATTAGTTAACCGAGATGTGCTTTTATGACTTTGAAGGAACATCCAGAACAGAAAatatatctttaaaaataattgtgcaGCAAATCCTGGAAGGACAAGATTGATATCAAGATTAGCTTATCTTCTTATAAAGTTGTATTTTGATTTgtcttttttatcaataataacCACTTATCATCCATAATTCAAGCTTGCTTACCTAATATtactttgttttgcttttaaTATTCCAATGATACCTCATATATATACGGCCTTGAATGAATGATGTGACCTAGTTAACAATCTTACGATAAATATACATCTTGCCAAAGCTTGTACCTAATTAACAATTTATAACGTACGTAATATCACTTTCATTTCTTATCTCTTTTACTAAACTCACCTAATGTCACATCAATTATGTTTTATGTTGCCAAAACTATAGTAAATGGAGAAAGTGACAAATTCCTATAGAGAAAAAAGAGGTAATGAGAAGAGAAATAATTTTTGTATTATAAAAATGGAGGTGTTTGATAAGTCTTAAATTGATGGGTAAGTGTCTTAGCACGTGGTTCGTCCAATTATGTTTGTTTTAGATGTGGAAGCTTATGAGGGACATATGGAACAGGagtgttatttaaacaatcaatttgatgataatttatttgat
Proteins encoded in this window:
- the LOC25485977 gene encoding protein DOG1-like 4, whose translation is LFMKNLVVERFSEFYEKWVVKLEEIQRQLLEISKKKTEVTMNEQELKALVSKVTAHVKEYYTVKWGAAHEDVLVFFTPTWLTPLENAHLWVTGWKPSTVFHILEDPKGEFNMTEEQKKKILGELRVRIRMEEEKVEREMERQQVAMADLKMVELAKLSCRAKKDDGRVDGMVGVALNGVFAGLEKVMKTSDCARLKSLKGVLDILSPIQCVDFLAAHIGMQLWLRQLGMKMITIG
- the LOC25485979 gene encoding CBL-interacting protein kinase 5 isoform X2 — its product is MENKGTILMQKYEVGRMLGQGSFAKVYHARNLKTGQNVAIKVFDKAMIMKVGLKEQIKREISVMRLVRHPNIVEFYEVMASKTKIYFAMEQVKGGELFHKVSRGKLREDMARKYFQQLIAAVDHCHRRGIYHRDLKPENLLLDENGNLKVADFGLSALLESKKKDDLLHTTCGTPAYVAPEIIRKKGYDGAKADIWSCGVILFVLLAGFLPFNDRNLMEMYKKIATADFKFPQWFHSDVKRLLYRILDPDPKTRITINKIMQNSWFRKGYKQIEGPHLSPTHGDISDVHNAFDDLSTLSSPMSVKDEQCPMKLYCFNAFDIISLSSGLDLSGLFEKDTSEGQHARFATNRPPSTIVSKLEETAQLVGRFKVMKQNGIVRVEGFETGVIEQLSIDIEIFEVTSSFYIVEVRKIAGDILEYGKFLNQYLKPSLN
- the LOC25485979 gene encoding CBL-interacting protein kinase 5 isoform X1; this translates as MENKGTILMQKYEVGRMLGQGSFAKVYHARNLKTGQNVAIKVFDKAMIMKVGLKEQIKREISVMRLVRHPNIVEFYEVMASKTKIYFAMEQVKGGELFHKVSRGKLREDMARKYFQQLIAAVDHCHRRGIYHRDLKPENLLLDENGNLKVADFGLSALLESKKKDDLLHTTCGTPAYVAPEIIRKKGYDGAKADIWSCGVILFVLLAGFLPFNDRNLMEMYKKIATADFKFPQWFHSDVKRLLYRILDPDPKTRITINKIMQNSWFRKGYKQIEGPHLSPTHGDISDVHNAFDDLSTLSSPMSVKDEQCPMKLYCFNAFDIISLSSGLDLSGLFEKDTSMSKRHHARFSTKRPPSNVVSKLEEIAQIDGRFKVMKQNGIVRLEGIETRIVEQLSIDIEIFEVTSSFYIVEVRKIAGDILEYGKFLNQYLKPSLN